Genomic window (Pseudomonas sp. L5B5):
AGCGCCCAGGAAGCACAGTAGTGGAAGTACGGCGGCACGTCTTCCAGCTTGCCTTCGCTGATACGGCCCTTGATCAGCAGCGTCAGGCGTTCGAAGTTGGAAGCTCGGATCTTGTGCAGTTCCTCGACCATCTCCGGCACCTGGTTGCCCTTGACCACCTTCTCTTCCAGGCGGTCGAACAGCCGGTAGCGCTGCGGATCGCGCATGCGGAATTCGAAGTAGGCCCGGGACAGGGCCTCCTTGTCCTTGTCGACATCGGCAGAGTGCAGCAGCTCGTTCAGGTCACGCTCGTAGTCGAGCATCAGGCGCAGGTAGATCTCCGCCTTGGACTTGAAATGCTTGTAGATGGTCCCTTTGCCGATACCCACGGCATCCGCAATCATCTCGACGGTGACGCTGTCTTCACCTTGTTCGAGGAACAGCTTGAGCGCGGTATCGAGAATTTCTTGCTCGCGGCGACGAAACTCACGGACCTTACGAGGTTCTTTCTGCATAAGAAAAGGTCTGTTCGGGGTCAAAATCGAAGGCGCGTATTATGCCTAACTTGCACCAAAATGCACGGATCATCCATCGTTGCTGCGGCTTTCGACACAAAAACCGACCCGCCAAAAGCCCTCGGACAGGCCTGAAAAACCCGATACAGGCCGAGAATACAGGGCCGGCAGCGGTTTCAGAAAAAAACACCAGGTGCTCCCCTGCTCCGGATCAGACTGCAAGGTCTCTAGATCCTCACAACGCAAACCCAACAGCGCTACAAGCCTGGCCCTTGACGAAAAACACGCGCTCAGTCGCGCTTTCATGGAGCGTGGATACCCGGATAGCCCGCTCGAACCAGCCCCCAGATAGGGACCACGAGCCCGGCTGCATCAACCTGAATTTGAGAGCAATGGCGGCGACCACCCGGTGACCGTCGATACTGCCGAGAGCAGGCTCAGCAGGACAACGTCCTTGAAAGAAAGGGAAAAATGCAGAAATCCGCCGAATATACGGGTAAAACCCATTCCTGGAGCGCAACTGAGAACCCAAGCGAAGCGCGCGTATTCCAAATTTGTTTAAGAAACGCGCAAGGCCAACTGGACTGAACCCGATCCTGATCAATACTTGAACTGTCGGCGGGACATCTCCCCCAAGTGAAACGCCGATATAGGTACCGAGGGACCGCGTGCCTAAGTTTTACTCCTAATGGTCTTAACCCGGATTCACCCCCCAGAACCCGGGTTTTTTTTGCCTGGAATTTATCCGCACACCCGGCTCAAGCCTGCTCCTTGACCCGTGCCAGGGGGAACAGGCGCTTGAAGTTCTCCGTGGTCTGCGCTGCGAAGTCGTCGTATGACTCACCTCGCAGCATGGCCAGGAACTCCGCCACTTCACGCACGTACTGTGGCAGGTTGGGCTTGCCGCGATAAGGGATCGGCGCCAGGTAAGGCGAATCGGTCTCCACCAGCAGGCGGTCGGCGGGTACCTGTCGGGCCACATCGCGCAAGGCGTCGGCATTGCGGAAAGTGACGATTCCCGACAGCGAGATATAGAACCCCAGGTCCAACGCCGCCCTGGCCATCTCCCAGTCCTCGGTAAAACAGTGCAGTACCCCAGCGTTGGGCAGCGCCGCTTCGCGCAGCAGGGCCAGGGTATCGGCCCGGGCGCCGCGGGTGTGCACCACCACCGGCTTGCCAGTCTGCCGAGCGGCCTCCAGGTGCAGGCGGAAGGAGGCCTGCTGCAGCTCGGCCGCCTCGGGTTCGTAGTGATAGTCCAGGCCGGTCTCGCCGATGGCCACCACCCGCGGATGGTTCAGCTCATCCAGCAGCCAGTCCAGCGCCGGTGCTGCCCCGGGCTGTACATCCAGCGGATGCACGCCCACCGAACAGTCGACATCGTCATAACGCTCAGCCAGGGCCTTCACATCCGCCGCGTTATCGGCACTGACGCCGATGCACAGGAAGTGTCCGACTCCGCGCTGGCGGGCCGCTGCCAGCGCGGCATCCAGGGAGCCGTCGTGAGCGGCCAGGTCGAGGCGATCAAGGTGGCAATGGGAATCTACGAGCATAGGCGGTGGCAACTGCATCCGGTAAATGAACGGGCCTGACAGGTAGATCAGGCCCTGGAAAGATTCGATTCTAGGCGTCGAGCGTCAGTTCTGGACAGGCAAGGCTGCCCACTGCACCAGCAAAGCCTCAAGCAACAGCACGCGATTGAGATTGGCCTTGCTCAAGACTTTCTGCCGCTGGGCCAGGATCCAGTCCTGGATGGCCAGAACCTTGGCCTGGGCAGACTTCTGCGCCAGGTATTGCACCACCTTGCGCATGTCCGGCAACCCCAGCCCCTGCTCGTCCTGAGTCAGCTGGTAGCGCAGGGTCAGGCTGGACCAGTCGCAGAACCAGTCGAACAGTAACAGCAGCGGCACGGCGCTCCAGGACTCGGCCAACTGGGTCGGCGATTGCTGCTGCTTGAGCAACTTCTTCACGCCGTCCACCACTTGTGCCCGCTGCTCGCGAACACCCTGGGCCTGGAGGCTGACCGCAGCCAGCGGCGAACCGGCGGCCAGGGTCAGCAACTCCATGCGCTCCTCATCGCTGCAATCGGGTAAGGCCGCGGCCAACCACTGCAGGCTCATGGCCTCGCTGGGCAGGGGGCAGGCCTGCTGCACGCAGCGGCTCTTGATGGTCGGCAGCAACCGGCTGGGCTGGTGACTGACCAGCAGCAGCACAGTATCCCCGGAAGGCTCCTCAAGGCTTTTCAGGAGCGCGTTGGAGGCATTGATGTTCATCGCCTCCACCGGCTCGATCAGCACCACCTTGCGTCCGCCCAGCTGTGCGGTCTGGACCACGAAGCTCACCAGCTCACGGACCTGGTCGACCTTGATCGCCTTGTCCGCTTCCTCGGGCTCCAGGATGTAGTTGTCAGGATGGCTACCGGCGTGCAGCAACAGGCAGGACTTGCATTGCCCGCAGGCTTCCAGGCCTTGCGGCCGCTGGCACAGCAGGCGCGCCATCAGCCGCTCGGCGAGGGCCCGCTTGCCGATACCCGCAGGACCATGCAGGAGGTAGGCATGGGCATGCTGGGTACGACCTGCCATCTGCTGCCAGAGCTGATCCTGCCAGGGAAAGACCTCAGCCACGGGCGCGCTCCAGCAATTGCGGCAACAGCGCATCCAAGGACTGTTGGACCTGGAGCAGGGGCTGGGCCGCATCGACCAGGAAGTAACGCTCGGGTGCCGCCTCGGCTCGCTTGAGGAAAGCCTCGCGGACCTTCTGGAAAAACACTTGGCCTTCCTGCTCGAAACGGTCCAGCCGACCCCGGGCGCTGGCCCGTGCCAGGCCGACCTCCACTGGCAGGTCGAAGACCAGGGTCAGGTCCGGGCGCAGTTGCCCCTGGACAAAATCTTCCAGCGCCTCGATCCGCGCCAGGCTCAGGCCACGTCCCGCCCCCTGGTAGGCATAGGTCGAATCGGTGAAGCGATCGCAGAGCACCACCGCGCCTCGGTCCAGGGCCGGACGAATCACGGTCGCCAGATGCTGGGCCCGGGCGGCGAACACCAGCAACAGCTCGGTGTCAGGATTCATGACCTCCTCGACCGGCGTCAGCAAGACCTCGCGAATGCGCTCGGCCAGCGGTGTGCCGCCCGGCTCGCGGGTGAGCACGACCTCGATCCCGGCTGCACGCAGGCGCTCGGCCAGATAGTCGCGATTCGTGCTTTTGCCGGCGCCTTCAGGGCCTTCCAGAGTAATAAACAAACCAGTCACAGGCAGTCCTTGGTCAAATTCATTGCGGGCTTTTCGGCGCAGGCTCGGGCTCGGCAGGAGCCGGAGCCTCTGCCGGCCTCGATGGCAGCTCTACAGGGTCGGCTGGCGCCGCCTCCGGTGTGGCAGCCGGGCTCGACGTCTCGGGTGTTGCCGGGCCGGCAGCAGGTGCCGGGCTGGAGCGATAGTCGGCGCGCCGCTTGAGCTGGAACTCGCGCACCGCACTGTTGTGGGCATCCAAGTCATCGGAGAACACATGACTGCCATCTCCCCGGGCGACAAAATAGAGACTCTTGCCCGACACCGGGTTGAGAGCGGCGTGAATCGCCTCGCGCCCAACCATGGCAATCGGTGTCGGCGGCAAGCCGGCGTTCACATAGGTATTGTAGGGCGTGGCCTCCTTCAGGTGAGCCCGGGTCAGCTTACCGGCGTAGCGCTCGCCCAGGCCGTAGATCACCGTGGGATCGGTCTGCAGCAGCATGCCGATCTGCAGCCGGCGCACGAACACCCCGGCAATCTGCCCACGCTCCTGGGGCACGCCGGTTTCCTTCTCCACCAGGGAAGCCATGATCAGCGCCTGGTAGGGATCGCTGTAGGGAGCGTCCTCGGCGCGCTTGCCCCACTCCTTGGCCAGTACCTCGTCCAGGCGATCGTAGGCCTTGCCCAGGAGCTCGGCATCGGTCATGCCCCGGACGAAACGATAGGTGTCGGGAAAGAACCGCCCCTCGGGAAACACGCCTGCGTGCCCGAGCTTCTCCATCACCTGGCTGTCACTGAGGCCAGCCAGGGTCTGCTGCAGCTTGTCGTTCCTGGCCAGGGCATTGCGGACCTGACGGAAGTTCCAGCCCTCCACCAGGGTCAGGCTGTATTGCACCACCTCGCCACGCTGCCAGACGCCAATCAGGCCCTGCGCCGTCATGCCCGGGGTCATGCGATATTCACCGCTGTGCAGCGGCTGGCCCGGCAGGTTGAAACGCCAGTACACACGCAACCAGAAGGCATCCCGGATCACACCATCGGCTTGCAGGCGATTGAAGGTTCCGGTGGGGGTGGAGCCTGCGGGAACATCGAGCAGCTGTTCCTGGCTCAGGTTCAACGGTTGTTCCAGGGCCGAGTGCAGCTTCCAGGCACTCGCACCCAACAGCAGCCCTGCCAGGACCAGTCCGGTTTCCAGCAGGAGCAGTAATTTACGTCTCACGAATCAAGCATCCAGTAGTGCGCGGGTAATGCCCTGCAGTTTACGGGTGAGCGGTCCTGCCGACCAGCTCATCCCGGCGCAGCCCAGTACCGGCCAGACGCCATAGACACTGTTGCAGACAAAGACTTCGTCAGCCTGTTGCAACTGCTCGAAGCTGATGTCGACGACCTGCACGGAAATACCCTGGGCCGCAGCCTGGGCCAGAATCTCGGCGCGCATGACGCCGGCCACGCCACATCGGCTCAAGTCTGCGGTGAACAAGCCGCCCCGGGAAACCAGGAACAGGTTGCTGAACACGCCCTCGATCACGCGTCCCGCGCCATCGAGCATCAGGCCTTCGGCGTGCTCGCTGTCGCGCCACTCGGCACGAGCCAGAACTTGCTCAAGGCGATTGAGATGCTTGAGACCGGCCAGCAACGGCTGCTCGGACAAGCGCGTGGCACAGGGGAACAGGCGAACCCCCTGTTCAGCATGAGCCGCAGGATAGGCCGGCAAGGTGCTGCCCAGGAGGATCCGTCGCGCCCTGGCAACGGGGTCGGCGGTGTAGCCTCGCAAGCTGTCGCCCCGGGTCAGGATCAGCTTGAGCACCCCCTCCCCCATGGCCTCGGCGTAGGCCTGCATTTCGCCGCGGACCAGGTCCGGGTCCACAGTCAGCGCCAGGCGCCGGCAACCTTCGGCCAGGCGCTGCAGATGTCGATCCAGCAACAGCGGCTTGCCGGATCTGACGACGATGGTCTCGAACAGACCATCGCCGTAGGCCAGGCCACGGTCCTTGAGCGACAGAGCGTCAGCCGGCTGACCGTCGACCCAGCTGTGCATCACTCGGAAAACCGACGGAACACCAGGGAGCCATTGGTACCGCCAAAACCGAAGGAGTTGGACAGCACTACATCGATATCCATGCTGCGCGCAGTGTGCGGCACGAAATCCAGGTCGCAACCTTCATCCGGCTCATCCAGGTTGATGGTCGGCGGCGCAACCTGGCTGTTGATCGCCAGCACGCTGAAGATCGCCTCGATCGCCCCGGCAGCCCCCAGAAGGTGACCGGTCATGGACTTGGTGGAACTGACTGCGAGCTTGTAGGCATGATCACCGAACACGCTCTTGATCGCTTCGGCTTCCGCCAGGTCGCCGGCGGGCGTCGACGTGCCATGGGCGTTGACATACTGCACCTGGTCGACATTGATCTGTGCATCACGCAAGGCATTGGCGATGCAGCGAGCAGCACCGGCGCCGTCGGCAGGAGGCGAGGTCATGTGGTAGGCATCACCGCTCATGCCGAAGCCGATCAGTTCGGCATAGATGGTCGCTCCACGCGCCTTGGCATGCTCCAGTTCCTCGAGAACCAGGGCGCCGGCACCATCGGACAGCACGAATCCGTCACGCCCCTTGTCCCACGGGCGACTGGCACGAGCTGGCTCGTCGTTGCGGGTCGACAGTGCACGGGATGCACCGAAACCACCCATGCCCAGGCCGCAGGCTGCCATTTCGGCACCGCCGGCGATCATCACGTCGGCTTCGCCGTAGGCAATATTGCGCGCGGCCATGCCGATGCAATGGGTGCCGGTGGTGCACGCCGTGGAAATGGCGTAGTTCGGCCCCTGAAGCCCCAGGTGAATGGACAGGAAGCCGGAAATCATGTTGATGATCGAACCGGGCACGAAGAACGGAGAGATCCGCCGTGGACCAGAATCGTGCAGGATGCGGCTGGTTTCCTCGATATTGGTCAAACCGCCAATACCTGACCCCATGGCCACGCCGATACGATCACGGTTGGCGTCGGTGACTTCCAGGCCGGCATTGCGTACCGCCTGAAATCCGGCCGCCAGGCCGTATTGAATGAACAGATCGAGTTTGCGGGCCTCTTTGGCCGACAGGTATTCCTCGACATTGAAGCCCTTTACCGAGCCGCCAAAACGGGTGGAATAGGCAGAAAGGTCAGTGTGTTCGATCAGACCGATGCCACTTTGGCCAGCCAGAATGCCCTGCCAGCTACTCGGTACATCCGTACCCAGCGGCGACAACATACCCATACCGGTGACTACGACGCGTCTACGCGACACAGCACTCTCCTTTTTCTAATGACGACACTTTGCATCAGGCCTAAAGAAAAAACCGCACGCCGTGACGGCAGTGCGGTTTTTCCATGACAGCAATATACGACTACAAACGATTAAGCCTGGTGGCTGTTAACGTAGTCGATAGCTGCTTGAACGGTAGTGATCTTCTCAGCTTCTTCGTCAGGGATTTCGGTCTCGAATTCCTCTTCCAGAGCCATCACCAGCTCAACGGTGTCAAGGGAGTCGGCACCCAGGTCTTCAACGAAGGAAGCGGTGTTAACAACTTCTTCTTCTTTAACGCCCAGTTGCTCAGCAACGATTTTCTTGACGCGCTCTTCGATGGTGCTCATACCTTGTTTTCACTCCTAATGGACAAATTCAGGCAGCTGGCCAGTGGGTAAGTGTATAGAAAGGCTTTTCAGCTTTTCAACCGAAAGCTTTGTCCCTCAAACCCTTTGGCCATCTGCCTATAAATAGATTGCAGCTTTATAACGGATTTTAGACAGCTCGTATGACACTTTTTTGAAGCAATCCGTCACATTTGCCTCACATATACATCCCGCCGTTAACCGGGATTGTAGCCCCAGTAACGTATGCTGCACCGTCGGATGCCAGGAAAGCGACCACTTGCGCAATCTCTTGTGCCTGACCCAGACGACCCAGCGGAATCTGCGTCTGCAGGGCTTCACGCTGTGCTTGCGGTAGCTCGCGGGTCATATCGGTGTCGATGAAACCAGGAGCGACCGAGTTCACAGTGATCGACCGCGAACCTACTTCCCGCGCCAGGGCACGGCTGAAACCTTCCAGGCCGGCCTTGGCGGCGGCGTAGTTTACTTGGCCTGCGTTGCCCATGGCACCCACAACCGAGCCAATATTGATAATTCGCCCCCAACGGGCCTTGGTCATGCCGCGCAGAACACCTTTGGACAGGCGATACAGGCTGTTGAGGTTGGTATCGACCACGTCGTACCACTCGTCATCTTTCATGCGCATCATCAGGTTGTCGCGGGTGATGCCTGCATTGTTCACCAGGATCGCCGGCGCGCCGAACTGCTCGGTGATGCTGGCCAGGACTGCAGCCACGGATTCGTCGCTGGTGACATTGAGCTCAAGGCCAGTGCCCTGAACACCGTTTTCCTTGAGAGTGGCGGCGATGCGCTCGGCACCCGAGGCGGAAGTGGCGGTACCCACCACGATGGCGCCCATGCGCCCCAGCTCAAGCGCGATGGCCTGGCCGATCCCACGGCTGGCGCCGGTCACCAGTGCAACTTTACCTTGCAGACTCATGCAAGCTTCTCCTAATTCAGGCCAACGCTGCACGGGCGGCAGCGAAAGCATCTGGGGTATTCAGGTTAGAGGTCGAAACGCCTTCGGCACAGCGCTTGTTGAGGCCTGCCAGGACCTTGCCCGGACCACACTCGACCAGCTCGGTAGCGCCGCTGGCGGCCAGGGCCTGCACGGACTCGACCCAGCGGACAGGCTTGTACAGCTGTTCCAGCAGGTCACGCTTCAGGCCATCCAGATCGACTGCCACCGCAGCGCTGACATTCTGCACCAGCGGAATCTGTGGAGCCTGCCAGTTGATGGCCGCGATCGACTCGGCAAAACGCTCGGCTGCTGGGCGCATCAGTTCGCAATGGGATGGCACGCTGACCGGCAACGGCATGGCGCGCTTGGCGCCACGGGCCTTGCAACCTTCGATGGCGCGATCCACAGCCGCCTTGGCACCAGCTATCACCACCTGGCCAGGGGAGTTGTAGTTCACCGCACTGACCACTTCACCTTGTGCAGCCTCCTCGCAGGCGGCTACCACGTCGGCATCGTCCAGGCCGAGAATCGCCGCCATGCCGCCCTGCCCTGCCGGCACGGCTTCCTGCATCAACTGGCCACGACGCTCCACCAACTTGACTGCCTCGGCGAGGGTCAGGCTGCCAGCGGCGACCAGCGCACTGTACTCACCCAGGCTGTGACCGGCGACAAAGGCCGGACGCGCGCCGCCCTCGGCCAGCCACAAGCGCCACAGCGCAATGGAAGCAGTGAGGATCGTGGGCTGGGTCTTGTCGGTCTGATTGAGCAGCTCTGCCGGACCTTCCTGGGTCAGGGCCCAGAGGTCGTAGCCCAGAGCATCGGAGGCTTCCTTGAAAGTATCGAGGATCAACGGGTATTGCGCGCCCAGCTCGGCCAACATGCCGAGGGACTGCGAACCCTGTCCTGGAAAGACGAATGCGAGGGATGCAGACATGTAACGAGCCCCTAATGATCTTGTCGTCGGATAATTGACGTCACACCGTAGTGGACGCAAGAAACTGACAGTTGGATGGCCAATCGAACCAAGCGGTCACATTTAAGCACTCCCCCGGACAAACTCCTAAAGGAGCATGTCCTCGAGGCGCCCATGCAAACGGCGCGGCAGGTCTTCCTGGATCTCGATCAGAGCACGCTGAATCGCGCTCTGGAAGCCCTGGACCCCCGCCGAACCATGACTTTTCACCACGATCCCCTGCAAGCCAAGGAAACTCGCG
Coding sequences:
- a CDS encoding TetR/AcrR family transcriptional regulator, translating into MQKEPRKVREFRRREQEILDTALKLFLEQGEDSVTVEMIADAVGIGKGTIYKHFKSKAEIYLRLMLDYERDLNELLHSADVDKDKEALSRAYFEFRMRDPQRYRLFDRLEEKVVKGNQVPEMVEELHKIRASNFERLTLLIKGRISEGKLEDVPPYFHYCASWALVHGAVALYHSPFWSNVLEDQEGFFQFLMDIGVRMGNKRKRDPDTSGN
- a CDS encoding TatD family hydrolase, which produces MLVDSHCHLDRLDLAAHDGSLDAALAAARQRGVGHFLCIGVSADNAADVKALAERYDDVDCSVGVHPLDVQPGAAPALDWLLDELNHPRVVAIGETGLDYHYEPEAAELQQASFRLHLEAARQTGKPVVVHTRGARADTLALLREAALPNAGVLHCFTEDWEMARAALDLGFYISLSGIVTFRNADALRDVARQVPADRLLVETDSPYLAPIPYRGKPNLPQYVREVAEFLAMLRGESYDDFAAQTTENFKRLFPLARVKEQA
- a CDS encoding DNA polymerase III subunit delta', whose translation is MAEVFPWQDQLWQQMAGRTQHAHAYLLHGPAGIGKRALAERLMARLLCQRPQGLEACGQCKSCLLLHAGSHPDNYILEPEEADKAIKVDQVRELVSFVVQTAQLGGRKVVLIEPVEAMNINASNALLKSLEEPSGDTVLLLVSHQPSRLLPTIKSRCVQQACPLPSEAMSLQWLAAALPDCSDEERMELLTLAAGSPLAAVSLQAQGVREQRAQVVDGVKKLLKQQQSPTQLAESWSAVPLLLLFDWFCDWSSLTLRYQLTQDEQGLGLPDMRKVVQYLAQKSAQAKVLAIQDWILAQRQKVLSKANLNRVLLLEALLVQWAALPVQN
- the tmk gene encoding dTMP kinase, whose translation is MTGLFITLEGPEGAGKSTNRDYLAERLRAAGIEVVLTREPGGTPLAERIREVLLTPVEEVMNPDTELLLVFAARAQHLATVIRPALDRGAVVLCDRFTDSTYAYQGAGRGLSLARIEALEDFVQGQLRPDLTLVFDLPVEVGLARASARGRLDRFEQEGQVFFQKVREAFLKRAEAAPERYFLVDAAQPLLQVQQSLDALLPQLLERARG
- the mltG gene encoding endolytic transglycosylase MltG → MRRKLLLLLETGLVLAGLLLGASAWKLHSALEQPLNLSQEQLLDVPAGSTPTGTFNRLQADGVIRDAFWLRVYWRFNLPGQPLHSGEYRMTPGMTAQGLIGVWQRGEVVQYSLTLVEGWNFRQVRNALARNDKLQQTLAGLSDSQVMEKLGHAGVFPEGRFFPDTYRFVRGMTDAELLGKAYDRLDEVLAKEWGKRAEDAPYSDPYQALIMASLVEKETGVPQERGQIAGVFVRRLQIGMLLQTDPTVIYGLGERYAGKLTRAHLKEATPYNTYVNAGLPPTPIAMVGREAIHAALNPVSGKSLYFVARGDGSHVFSDDLDAHNSAVREFQLKRRADYRSSPAPAAGPATPETSSPAATPEAAPADPVELPSRPAEAPAPAEPEPAPKSPQ
- the pabC gene encoding aminodeoxychorismate lyase, encoding MHSWVDGQPADALSLKDRGLAYGDGLFETIVVRSGKPLLLDRHLQRLAEGCRRLALTVDPDLVRGEMQAYAEAMGEGVLKLILTRGDSLRGYTADPVARARRILLGSTLPAYPAAHAEQGVRLFPCATRLSEQPLLAGLKHLNRLEQVLARAEWRDSEHAEGLMLDGAGRVIEGVFSNLFLVSRGGLFTADLSRCGVAGVMRAEILAQAAAQGISVQVVDISFEQLQQADEVFVCNSVYGVWPVLGCAGMSWSAGPLTRKLQGITRALLDA
- the fabF gene encoding beta-ketoacyl-ACP synthase II, with amino-acid sequence MSRRRVVVTGMGMLSPLGTDVPSSWQGILAGQSGIGLIEHTDLSAYSTRFGGSVKGFNVEEYLSAKEARKLDLFIQYGLAAGFQAVRNAGLEVTDANRDRIGVAMGSGIGGLTNIEETSRILHDSGPRRISPFFVPGSIINMISGFLSIHLGLQGPNYAISTACTTGTHCIGMAARNIAYGEADVMIAGGAEMAACGLGMGGFGASRALSTRNDEPARASRPWDKGRDGFVLSDGAGALVLEELEHAKARGATIYAELIGFGMSGDAYHMTSPPADGAGAARCIANALRDAQINVDQVQYVNAHGTSTPAGDLAEAEAIKSVFGDHAYKLAVSSTKSMTGHLLGAAGAIEAIFSVLAINSQVAPPTINLDEPDEGCDLDFVPHTARSMDIDVVLSNSFGFGGTNGSLVFRRFSE
- the acpP gene encoding acyl carrier protein produces the protein MSTIEERVKKIVAEQLGVKEEEVVNTASFVEDLGADSLDTVELVMALEEEFETEIPDEEAEKITTVQAAIDYVNSHQA
- the fabG gene encoding 3-oxoacyl-ACP reductase FabG, producing MSLQGKVALVTGASRGIGQAIALELGRMGAIVVGTATSASGAERIAATLKENGVQGTGLELNVTSDESVAAVLASITEQFGAPAILVNNAGITRDNLMMRMKDDEWYDVVDTNLNSLYRLSKGVLRGMTKARWGRIINIGSVVGAMGNAGQVNYAAAKAGLEGFSRALAREVGSRSITVNSVAPGFIDTDMTRELPQAQREALQTQIPLGRLGQAQEIAQVVAFLASDGAAYVTGATIPVNGGMYM
- the fabD gene encoding ACP S-malonyltransferase — its product is MSASLAFVFPGQGSQSLGMLAELGAQYPLILDTFKEASDALGYDLWALTQEGPAELLNQTDKTQPTILTASIALWRLWLAEGGARPAFVAGHSLGEYSALVAAGSLTLAEAVKLVERRGQLMQEAVPAGQGGMAAILGLDDADVVAACEEAAQGEVVSAVNYNSPGQVVIAGAKAAVDRAIEGCKARGAKRAMPLPVSVPSHCELMRPAAERFAESIAAINWQAPQIPLVQNVSAAVAVDLDGLKRDLLEQLYKPVRWVESVQALAASGATELVECGPGKVLAGLNKRCAEGVSTSNLNTPDAFAAARAALA